One window of the Plasmodium vivax chromosome 2, whole genome shotgun sequence genome contains the following:
- a CDS encoding hypothetical protein, conserved (encoded by transcript PVX_081415A) — protein MGAHPTRLLRPALRAAAARPGRPPARGFAQAAHRKGKKPTPRSSPTGGKNKKGSSGSGISNGNRISNGNRISSGNRISSGNRANCHRANCHRASIFHDQVTDKNNASDNEKILGILQSSAIDQLSVQDCTLFLNQLIRNKRSKHRDSEMKDAGKVKLTSSLYKEAISKIIRSVLTFEERYFCFFFQRFAELRDLNAMEQMLLHMHTKQLFRSFTLYHLTDVIYYVAILNFEREKSEEALETILGYLLSNAIRANGYVRHLERRLVNHAGVQGADGKPVYIRSSAKRREATRKESTRKEAERKNATTLVPHTREGHCTPQFDVNSLSNVMLHKLIYGLAKINRKRALVRELLTLLVPYIRFQLQTKHYVFSSERPDVIVKVLWSYAFLHVRHVNLFVDFSLCIQVAINQLQLDQLKIVKNIFLNFFIFDELLLDTLEERIGDIEEKWPGPLSQPRKKPFKKKKRRVALTDQVKLRMQR, from the coding sequence ATGGGCGCGCACCCGACGCGTCTGCTGCGGCCTGCGCTGCGTGCCGCCGCGGCTCGGCCGGGCCGCCCCCCCGCCAGGGGCTTCGCCCAGGCTGCTCacaggaaaggaaagaagcCCACCCCGCGGAGTAGTCCTACCGgtgggaaaaacaaaaaaggcagcagcggcagcggcaTCAGCAACGGTAACCGCATCAGCAACGGTAACCGCATCAGCAGCGGTAACCGCATCAGCAGCGGCAACCGCGCCAACTGCCACCGCGCCAACTGCCACCGCGCGTCCATCTTCCACGACCAAGTGACAGACAAGAACAACGCGAGCGACAATGAAAAGATTCTGGGGATACTTCAGAGCAGTGCAATCGACCAGCTGAGCGTGCAGGATTGCACCCTCTTCCTCAACCAACTCATTCGCAACAAGAGGAGCAAACATAGGGACAGCGAGATGAAGGACGCAGGCAAAGTGAAGCTGACGTCATCCCTATATAAAGAAGCTATATCAAAAATTATACGCAGCGTACTTACCTTTGAGGAGAGatacttttgttttttctttcaaagaTTTGCAGAGCTTCGGGATTTAAATGCGATGGAGCAGATGCTCCTGCACATGCACACGAAGCAGTTGTTCCGGTCCTTCACGCTTTACCATTTGACGGATGTCATTTACTACGTGGCCATCCTCAATTTCGAGAGGGAGAAGAGCGAAGAGGCGCTGGAGACCATCCTGGGTTACCTCCTCTCCAACGCCATTCGCGCCAATGGGTATGTGAGACACCTGGAGAGGCGGCTCGTCAACCACGCAGGTGTGCAGGGCGCGGATGGAAAGCCTGTGTATATAAGGAGCTCTGCCAAGCGCAGGGAGGCGACGCGGAAGGAATCGACGCGGAAGGAAGCAGAGAGGAAGAACGCGACCACCCTAGTGCCACACACCCGAGAGGGTCACTGCACCCCCCAGTTCGACGTGAACTCCCTCTCCAACGTGATGCTGCACAAGCTCATCTACGGGTTGGCCAAAATCAATCGCAAGAGAGCCCTCGTGAGGGAACTCCTCACACTGCTCGTCCCATACATTCGTTTCCAGCTGCAGACTAAACATTACGTCTTCTCCAGTGAGCGACCAGATGTCATCGTCAAGGTGTTGTGGTCCTATGCATTTCTACACGTGAGACACGTCAACCTCTTTGTGGATTTCTCCCTCTGCATTCAAGTCGCCATAAACCAACTGCAGCTGGATCAACTTAAAatcgtaaaaaatatttttttaaatttttttatttttgatgagTTGCTACTAGACACATTGGAGGAGCGCATCGGGGATATCGAGGAGAAGTGGCCGGGCCCCCTTTCGCAGCCGAGGAAGAAGCcctttaagaagaaaaagaggcgAGTGGCGCTCACGGACCAGGTCAAACTGAGGATGCAGCGGTGA
- a CDS encoding centrin, putative (encoded by transcript PVX_081420A) codes for MNRKPPNMIRSSNARSKRNELNEEQKLEIKEAFDLFDTNGTGRIDAKELKVAMRALGFEPKKEDIRKIISDVDQDGSGTIDFNDFLDIMTIKMSERDPKEEILKAFRLFDDDETGKISFKNLKRVAKELGENITDEEIQEMIDEADRDGDGEINEEEFMRIMKKTNLF; via the exons ATGAACAGGAAACCCCCCAACATGATTCGAAGCAGCAACGCGAGAAGCAAACGGAATGAACTGAACGAGGAGCAGAAGCTCGAGATAAAAGAAGCCTTTGATTTATTTGACACCAACGGCACGG gaagaATCGACGCGAAGGAGCTGAAGGTCGCCATGCGGGCCCTGGGCTTCGAGCCCAAGAAGGAGGAC attCGCAAAATCATCTCCGACGTTGACCAGGACGGGTCGGGCACCATCGACTTCAATGACTTCCTCGACATCATGACGATCAAAATG AGTGAGAGAGACCCCAAGGAGGAAATCCTGAAGGCCTTCCGCCTCTTCGACGACGACGAAACTGGGAAGATCTCCTTCAAG AATTTGAAGCGAGTGGCCAAGGAACTGGGAGAGAACATAACCGATGAGGAGATTCAGGAG ATGATCGATGAGGCCGACCGAGACGGAGACGGAGAAATCAACGAGGAGGAGTTCATGCGCATCATGAAGAAGACGAATTTGTTCTAG
- a CDS encoding hypothetical protein, conserved (encoded by transcript PVX_081425A; Apicoplast targeted protein. Curated by Stuart Ralph, Walter and Eliza Hall Institute of Medical Research, Australia.): MNTLLSVRLVTRLITLLLARFPPWCLLINYLLSLQGCLPHILHRKDAATCAKLRRVHHVRVFHGHPGGEVASSLHDIKGGVHLPAANRRKVSDMQFIVTSWTGTKRGATYKVRFFTPEQGRQFEGGESKRGQLHATEGGENGRGAGATERHTPKQQTQTRNPRLFETTAKTNDHDREECKTYEQSLHKKNIHAILLCGGIGQRTELASRKQFLKLNDVPLFVYSFNLFVKCNLIKAITLVCDPNYFQHVIESINRHNASLLRRKHQRGFLRRGHSKNVLASSGEQSEGDASGALHFLKKNKYILYDNEKGKCVTNLDELLSDVTATKGQYVSEVDEVDEVKPGDVNSNRYKLIRLVESGRERADSLLNALRGLDLRVQTGEYISQLLRGGGTDEAGKGDGADKGDKSDGVDGGHPADCTPISHILVHDGARPFLSELDLFNLIYMATIGRNAILGSRATDTIKRIGTEQQGESCPRVKAHMDRQFIFAAQTPQIFSSQALLQVCAKLPSRRGGETPEGSRAFTDTSSLFQHVTKKKVFALQAKFPNFKITTPTDVFLAIFLMGCIFKTSHSDVDMGMFKETFVNSPSSCVPANQLNDHFFYHSLGGKQRVLYRHFYYE, encoded by the coding sequence ATGAACACCCTGCTGAGCGTTCGCCTGGTCACTCGCCTGATCACTCTCCTCCTTGcccgcttccccccgtgGTGCCTTTTAATTAACTATTTGCTTTCCCTGCAAGGGTGCCTCCCCCATATACTGCACAGGAAGGACGCAGCAACATGTGCCAAGCTTAGAAGGGTACACCACGTGAGGGTATTCCACGGACAccccgggggggaagttGCCTCTTCCCTGCACGACATCAAAGGGGGGGTCCATTTACCAGCTGCCAATCGGAGGAAGGTGAGCGATATGCAGTTTATTGTCACCAGTTGGACGGGTACCAAACGGGGCGCTACTTACAAAGTGCGTTTTTTTACACCTGAGCAGGGGAGGCAGttcgaggggggggaaagcaaacgGGGGCAGCTGCATGCCACGGAGGGGGGCGAAAATGGGCGCGGAGCGGGTGCCACTGAGCGGCACACGCCGAAGCAGCAGACGCAGACGCGGAACCCCCGCCTCTTCGAGACAACCGCAAAGACAAACGACCACGACCGAGAGGAATGCAAAACCTATGAACAGTCgctgcacaaaaaaaacatccacGCCATTTTGCTCTGCGGAGGGATCGGGCAAAGAACCGAGTTGGCTAGTCGAAAGCAATTCCTAAAGCTGAATGATGTCCCCCTCTTCGTCTACTCCTTTAATTTGTTTGTGAAATGCAATTTAATAAAAGCTATCACCCTTGTGTGCGACCCGAACTATTTCCAGCACGTCATCGAGAGCATTAACAGGCATAACGCTTCTCTTCTGAGGAGGAAGCACCAGAGGGGGTTCCTGCGCAGGGGTCACTCGAAGAATGTGTTGGCCTCGTCGGGAGAGCAATCCGAGGGGGATGCCAGCGgagctctccattttttaaaaaaaaataaatatatcctGTATGATAATGAGAAGGGGAAGTGCGTCACCAACTTGGATGAGCTGCTCAGCGATGTGACGGCCACGAAGGGGCAATACGTTTCAGAGGTTGACGAGGTGGACGAGGTGAAGCCAGGCGATGTTAACTCAAATCGGTACAAGCTCATACGGCTGGTGGAGAGCGGCCGCGAGAGGGCTGACTCCCTGTTGAATGCGCTGCGGGGGCTGGACTTGCGGGTGCAAACCGGGGAGTACATCAGCCAGCTGTTGCGGGGGGGTGGCACGGACGAAGCGGGAAAAGGGGATGGCGCGGATAAAGGGGATAAATCGGATGGTGTGGATGGGGGCCACCCCGCTGACTGCACACCCATCTCGCACATCCTGGTGCACGACGGGGCGCGGCCCTTCCTGTCCGAGCTCGACCTCTTCAACCTGATTTACATGGCCACCATCGGGCGCAATGCCATTCTGGGATCGCGCGCCACGGACACCATTAAGCGGATAGGCACCGAGCAGCAAGGGGAGAGTTGCCCCAGGGTGAAGGCCCACATGGATCGGCAATTCATATTCGCAGCTCAAACTCCACAGATATTCAGCAGCCAAGCGTTGCTACAAGTGTGTGCGAAGTTACCTTCCAGAAGAGGAGGGGAAACCCCAGAAGGGAGCAGAGCCTTCACCGATACCTCCTCCCTATTTCAACACGTTACCAAAAAGAAGGTGTTCGCTTTGCAGGCAAAATTTcccaattttaaaattacaacGCCGACGGATGTCTTCCTCGCCATCTTTCTGATGggatgcatttttaaaacttctCATTCCGACGTGGACATGGGGATGTTTAAAGAAACGTTCGTGAATTCCCCATCTAGCTGCGTGCCTGCCAATCAGCTGAACGACCATTTCTTTTACCActccctgggggggaagcagcgcgTCCTGTACCGCCACTTTTACTACGAGTAG
- a CDS encoding small GTPase Rab5c, putative (encoded by transcript PVX_081430A), producing MAHYLSNLNSSDKYDAGQNYHANKVFNSKLVLLGDTSVGKSCIVVRFAKNEFYEYQESTIGAAFMTQLIDIGECTIKFEIWDTAGQERYRSLAPMYYRGASAAVIVYDITNKKSFEGAKGWIHELKSVHSNDIIIALAGNKKDLEKNRVVDRELAESFANSNNILFIETSAKTGQNVNELFLRIAKKLPLHKKEQDKFSGIQINNTEEAKKKCC from the exons ATGGCACACTACCTATCCAATTTAAACAGCAGCGACAAATATGACGCGGGCCAAAACTACCACGCCAACAAGGTTTTTAATTCTAAATTGGTTCTGTTAG GAGACACATCCGTAGGGAAGTCCTGCATCGTCGTGAGATTTGCCAAGAATGAATTTTATGAGTACCAGGAGTCGACCATTGGAG CGGCCTTTATGACGCAACTGATCGATATAGGCGAGTGCACCATCAAGTTTGAAATTTGGGACACCGCAGG GCAAGAAAGATACAGAAGCCTGGCCCCCATGTATTATCG GGGCGCGTCAGCAGCCGTCATCGTGTACGACATAACGAACAAGAAGTCCTTCGAAGGAGCGAAGGGCTGGATCCACGAGCTGAAGTCGGTGCACTCCAATGACATCATCATAG CCCTCGCCGGCAATAAAAAGGACTTGGAAAAAAACCGTGTGGTGGACAGAGAA cTAGCTGAGTCTTTCGCCAACAGCAACAACATTCTGTTCATCGAGACGTCTGCTAAAACGGGACAGAACGTGAACGAGTTGTTCTTAAGGATAG CTAAGAAGTTGCCCCTCCACAAGAAGGAGCAGGACAAGTTCTCGGGAATTCAG ATTAACAACACCgaagaagcaaagaaaaagtgcTGCTAA
- a CDS encoding ribosome biogenesis protein BMS1, putative (encoded by transcript PVX_081435A) gives MDDKRKHHKKKKVGKKAKRKKISKGGGAGRGAKNNEAKKYHKAFAFSGGIRSAHRRKQHLFELEEKKLRAPKNFKECSKSSPLIVAIQGPKGVGKTTLLKSLIKHYVGVTINEVRGPVSIITKAMKRYTFIDVNDDILSMIDAAKVADLCLLVIDGSYGLELETLEFVSILNTHGLPKVIGVVTHLDKFKDSKSIRKRKKKLSKRFSDEMVEGAKVFFFSGIQNGRYNRTEVRNFCKFFSSVKRPQISWREQHGYIVGLRLDVEEEDAEEEAAEEEAAEEGAAAEDGRVCAFLSNCDEQVRIHVEGFVYGAKLFNGQVVHIPNIGDVQIRDIQILQDPFLTDEQKKNPNVYAPMADVGNVAFDLDNMFIHIPKSRVNFTPGELLGGGSGDASGGGSGEGSGEESDEERDENRQRGNPGGEDERYVTEGIRMIRALQRSKYALCGDGGVESEPRLFDEPPLFEPPLLLDGQEEGPRRKAPSNAFVSERQKKKKQAEKYVNEKAREYTELEPILFGKRGAEDDYHCADGVSVSASGGEEGEEVDDDGEDDGEEEEEEEEEDDDDDEEDEEEDDGDDDEEDEEDDDGDDDEEDDDGEDDEEDLAANPANAAYPANSANPPHRGEHRLAQELAFENKASLDAFIYDARYIRRRNSHLYFKGDVLVVMRREKRGLRGEEGGEGEEGEEEEEDLHSVLNLLSADPVREAKKAQPLYSYMHEENYFLDEVDSFKCTQDVVFVFNNLTVSLGDVADEALVEQFFSRYGSLYEGCFCSSGGAAEGEAADEEANGEAANTASLGDTDGKEQKEQQKERYQETEGVGVLRGNAYGSSVNIGEYIKMAFKIERKKLAMVKKGIIICGGLQTYEEKESMIHCRVKKHRWFPKVLRSNDPLIFSIGWRRYQSIPVYSINERNNVRIRYLKYTTEHMHCNCTFYGPVAGANSGILAICNYKKVPYYRICLNGITLETNTNVRIMKKLKLIGEPYKIFKNTAFVKNMFSSDLEVSKFLNCPVVTPSGIKGLIKSKLAESGNCRCTFADKVRMSDVVILKLYVNVKVKRFFTYDVENKLRSINELRYIYNLYVNHKSNYRTVPFRHFYNSKIHINPKLLKELPYKSKPKLFSKMSNEEELKKEKQRKDEQINFRALENPKVASRWYQMLHTIKKNILEKKREKAKLSYHSKLKKTLMVEEAKQRVVRQRKKLSYRRGRGKAGSHE, from the coding sequence ATGGATGACAAGCGCAAGCAccacaagaagaaaaaggtggggaagaaggccaagaggaaaaagataagcaagggaggaggagcggGCCGCGGCGCGAAGAACAACGAAGCGAAGAAGTACCACAAGGCCTTCGCCTTCAGCGGAGGTATCCGAAGTGCTCACCGCAGGAAGCAGCACCTGTTCGAGCTAGAGGAAAAGAAGTTAAGGGCTCCAAAGAATTTTAAAGAGTGCAGCAAGAGTAGTCCCCTTATAGTAGCCATACAAGGACCCAAAGGGGTTGGAAAAACGACTCTGTTGAAAAGCCTAATAAAACACTACGTAGGGGTAACCATCAATGAGGTGAGAGGACCAGTTTCTATAATTACGAAAGCGATGAAGAGATACACCTTCATAGACGTGAACGATGATATCCTGAGCATGATAGACGCTGCGAAAGTAGCAGACCTTTGCCTGCTCGTCATCGATGGGAGCTACGGGTTAGAATTAGAAACCCTTGAATTCGTAAGTATTTTGAACACCCATGGGCTGCCCAAGGTTATAGGAGTGGTTACCCACCTGGATAAGTTTAAAGACAGCAAGAGCATccgaaagagaaaaaaaaaattaagtaaaaGGTTTTCTGATGAGATGGTCGAGGGAGCGAaggtcttcttcttcagtggaattcaaaatgggaggtACAACAGAACGGAGGTTCggaatttttgcaaattctTTTCGTCCGTTAAGAGGCCGCAGATCTCGTGGAGGGAGCAGCACGGCTACATCGTGGGGTTGCGCCTGgatgtggaggaggaggacgcaGAGGAAGAGGCGGCAGAGGAAGAGGCGGCAGAGGAAGGGGCGGCAGCGGAGGATGGACGAGTGTGCGCCTTCCTCTCCAACTGCGATGAGCAAGTCCGCATCCACGTGGAGGGGTTCGTCTACGGAGCCAAACTTTTCAACGGGCAAGTGGTGCACATCCCCAACATTGGAGACGTCCAAATCAGAGACATTCAAATCCTGCAGGACCCCTTCCTCACGGACGAACAGAAGAAGAACCCCAACGTCTACGCCCCCATGGCGGACGTTGGCAACGTGGCCTTTGACCTGGACAACATGTTCATACATATTCCCAAGAGCAGGGTCAACTTCACGCCGGGGGAGCTGCTCggtggaggaagcggcgatgcaagcggtggaggaagtGGCGAAGGAAGTGGCGAAGAAAGCGACGAAGAACGCGACGAAAACCGCCAAAGAGGCAaccctgggggggaggacgAGCGGTACGTGACGGAGGGCATCCGCATGATTCGGGCGCTGCAGAGGTCCAAGTACGCGCTGTGCGGCGACGGGGGGGTGGAAAGCGAGCCGCGCCTTTTCGACGAACCGCCGCTGTTCGAGCCGCCGCTTCTGTTGGACGGCCAGGAGGAGGGCCCCCGGCGCAAGGCCCCCTCCAACGCGTTCGTGAGCGAGcggcagaagaagaagaagcaggcGGAGAAGTACGTCAACGAGAAGGCCAGGGAGTACACGGAGCTGGAGCCCATTCTGTTTGGGAAGAGGGGCGCGGAGGATGACTACCATTGCGCGGATGGCGTGAGCGTTTCGgccagcgggggggaagagggggaagaagtggacGATGATGGGGAGGATgatggggaggaggaggaggaggaagaagaagaagatgatgatgacgatgaggaggatgaagaagaagacgatggagatgacgatgaggaggacgaagAAGACGACGATGGAGATGACGACGAAGAAGACGACGATGGggaggacgacgaggaggacctCGCGGCCAACCCTGCGAACGCCGCCTATCCTGCGAACAGCGCTAACCCCCCCCACCGCGGGGAGCACCGGCTCGCGCAGGAGCTCGCCTTCGAGAACAAAGCAAGCCTGGACGCGTTCATTTACGACGCGCGGTACATCCGCAGGAGGAACAGCCACCTGTACTTCAAGGGGGACGTCCTGGTGGTGATGCGACGGGAGAAGAGGGGGCTGCGAGGggaggaaggaggagaaggagaagaaggagaagaagaagaggaagacctCCACAGCGTCCTTAACCTCCTGAGCGCAGACCCCGTGAGGGAGGCGAAGAAGGCGCAGCCACTGTACAGCTACATGCACGAGGAGAACTACTTCCTAGACGAGGTGGACTCCTTCAAGTGCACACAAGACGTGGTGTTCGTCTTCAACAACCTGACTGTGTCGCTGGGAGACGTGGCGGACGAGGCCCTGGTGGAGCAGTTCTTCTCGCGGTACGGCAGCCTCTACGAGGGGTGCTTTTGCTCcagcgggggagcggcagagggggaagcggcagacGAGGAGGCAaacggggaagcggcaaacaCTGCCTCTCTGGGCGACACAGACGGGAAGGAACAAAAGGAGCAGCAGAAGGAAAGGTACCAAGAGACGGAGGGCGTCGGCGTGCTGCGCGGCAACGCATACGGATCCTCGGTGAACATCGGtgagtacataaaaatggcgtTCAAAATAGAGAGAAAGAAACTAGCGATGGTGAAGAAGGGCATCATCATCTGCGGAGGGTTGCAGACGTACGAGGAGAAGGAGTCGATGATCCACTGCCGAGTGAAGAAGCACCGGTGGTTCCCAAAAGTGTTAAGGTCAAACGATCCGCTGATCTTTTCCATAGGGTGGAGGAGGTACCAGAGCATCCCCGTATACTCTATCAACGAGAGAAACAACGTGAGGATAAGATACCTAAAATACACAACAGAGCACATGCACTGTAATTGCACCTTTTATGGTCCAGTGGCAGGAGCCAACAGTGGGATCTTGGCCATCTGCAACTATAAGAAGGTGCCCTACTACCGCATCTGCCTAAACGGAATCACCTTGGAGACCAACACCAATGTAAGGATAATGAAAAAGCTGAAGCTCATAGGAGAgccatataaaatatttaaaaacacCGCGTTTGTGAAAAACATGTTCAGCTCAGATCTGGAGGTAAGTAAATTCCTCAACTGTCCTGTGGTGACTCCTAGTGGGATAAAGGgattaataaaaagtaaattggCCGAGAGTGGAAACTGCAGATGTACGTTCGCAGACAAAGTGCGCATGAGCGATGTGGTGATTTTGAAACTTTACGTGAAtgtaaaagtgaaaagatTTTTCACTTACGATGTGGAGAACAAGCTGAGGTCCATCAATGAGCTGAGGTACATTTATAACTTGTATGTCAACCATAAGAGTAATTATAGGACTGTCCCCTTCAGACATTTCTATAACTCGAAGATCCACATCAATCCCAAGCTGCTGAAGGAGCTCCCCTATAAATCCAAGCCAAAGTTGTTCAGCAAAATGAGCAATGAGGAAGAGctgaaaaaagagaaacaaaGGAAAGACGAGCAGATCAACTTCAGAGCTCTGGAAAACCCCAAGGTAGCTTCGCGATGGTACCAAATGCTGCACAccattaaaaagaatattttggagaagaagagggaaaaggcGAAGCTGTCTTACCATAGCAAGCTGAAGAAGACCCTCATGGTGGAGGAGGCCAAGCAGAGGGTGGTCAGGCAGCGCAAGAAGCTGTCCTACcgcagggggaggggcaaggCCGGCTCGCACGAgtga
- a CDS encoding hypothetical protein, conserved (encoded by transcript PVX_081440A) has translation MKYLLSLLHVIVLCFYRKEHEGDWHGGLMCGPLAVGSDGGQKEMHSRALYELMRRKRRGGARRGRNRRRNKRLAKQRRARRREAKREQRRRRKQRKRAERKRKRKERKKRRQERREKKRQKKRQKKEEKKRLKREEKERLKEGEAGGPGDDLQINSNHYGEHAVEGQAGPPPAGESYTDGAEEGASSAVGRGATQMGSLPPERSGGPIDPYGSYGSSPHGDRADDSADNSAHDSADDSGYAPHGGGSATGGGASPYEAELEKNVKVIHFDRLKREPKGRLISKIRGILNTLE, from the coding sequence ATGAAGTACCTGTTGTCCCTGCTGCACGTCATCGTGCTGTGCTTTTATAGGAAGGAACATGAGGGCGATTGGCATGGCGGCCTTATGTGCGGTCCCCTCGCGGTGGGGAGCGACGGAGGGCAAAAGGAGATGCACTCGAGGGCGCTATACGAGTTGATGCGAAGAAAGAGGAGGGGAGGAGCTCGACGAGGACGCAACAGGAGACGTAACAAACGGCTGGCGAAGCAGCGAAGGGCAAGACGCAGGGAGGCAAAGAGGGagcaaaggaggaggagaaagcaGAGGAAGAGAGCCGAGCGAAAACGGAAGagaaaggagaggaaaaagaggaggcaagaaaggagggaaaagaagagacaaaagaaaaggcaaaagaaagaagaaaagaaaaggctaaagagggaagaaaaggaacgactgaaggagggagaagccgGGGGACCAGGCGACGATTTGCAGATCAATTCTAACCATTATGGGGAGCATGCTGTGGAGGGACAAGCGGGGCCGCCTCCAGCTGGGGAGAGTTACACTGACGGGGCTGAGGAAGGCGCCTCTTCAGCAGTGGGGCGTGGGGCAACGCAGATGGGAAGTCTCCCACCTGAAAGAAGCGGAGGGCCGATCGACCCATACGGGTCCTACGGTTCCTCACCGCACGGTGACAGAGCAGACGACAGCGCAGACAATAGCGCACATGATAGCGCAGACGACTCTGGCTATGCCCCAcacggagggggaagcgcaactggggggggagccagCCCGTACGAAGCCGAGCTGGAGAAGAACGTGAAGGTGATCCATTTCGACAGGCTGAAGAGGGAACCCAAGGGGAGGCTCATAAGCAAAATTAGAGGCATCCTCAATACCCTGGAGTGA